The Betta splendens chromosome 4, fBetSpl5.4, whole genome shotgun sequence genome contains a region encoding:
- the LOC114854393 gene encoding putative ferric-chelate reductase 1, with amino-acid sequence MLGRAALLLLCFTPAAWCFPSGQVTASCDSMVPQHGANAQTSASPYTVIVDRTSFNVGDQVPVQIQGTGSNTFKGFLLKATQVGSQTAVGSFSVSTTSAQLLACSQKTGSAVAHTSGAAKSFIQAIWTPDSSGSGKTIQFSTTFVQSKSVFWVAVQSPVLTFNGNFTGGSSAATTQTPSIVKAHGSLMLISWMTTGTLGMLVARYMKGMSKGNKMFGKDLWFVVHVPLMFLTVAATIIAFIIIFVYAQDWAGGAHPVLGCLVMILAFIQPIIAFMRCEPQDPRRYVFNWAHSLNALVIKVLAVAAIFTGLQLIDGSDSQWMVKTMSGFAAWECLFYIFMEARLRWKTHNPDRTRRKTNMNGLLVGVYFLGNIAFLIALLVGIGQATVVP; translated from the exons ATGTTGGGCCGCGCCgctttgctgctgctctgcttcactcCTGCAGCCTGGTGCTTTCCCTCAGGTCAGGTTACAGCCAGCTGTGACTCCATGGTGCCCCAACACGGGGCAAACGCTCAGACCTCAGCATCGCCCTACACCGTCATTGTGGACCGCACCAGCTTCAATGTCGGAGACCAGGTCCCAG TTCAGATCCAGGGAACGGGCTCCAACACTTTCAAAGGTTTCCTGCTGAAGGCCACGCAGGTGGGGAGTCAGACGGCCGTGGGCTCCTTCAGCGTGTCAACGACAAGCGCTCAGCTTCTCGCCTGCAGCCAGAAAACT gGCTCAGCTGTAGCCCACACATCGGGAGCCGCTAAGTCTTTCATCCAAGCCATATGGACGCCAGACTCATCAGGAAGTGGGAAAACCATTCAGTTCTC AACGACGTTCGTGCAGTCTAAGTCTGTTTTCTGGGTCGCTGTCCAGAGTCCGGTTCTGACCTTTAACGGCAACTTCACAGGTGGATCCTCAGCAGCAACCACACAAACGCCTTCTATTGTCAAAGCGCATG GGTCGCTGATGCTGATATCCTGGATGACCACCGGGACGCTGGGGATGCTCGTAGCCAGATACATGAAGGGAATGTCCAAGGGGAACAAGATGTTTGGCAAAGATCTGTGGTTTGTG GTCCATGTCCCACTGATGTTTCTGACGGTAGCAGCCACCATCAtcgccttcatcatcatcttcgtgTACGCCCAGGACTGGGCTGGG GGAGCTCATCCTGTGCTGGGCTGCCTGGTTATGATCCTGGCCTTCATCCAGCCCATAATAGCCTTTATGCGCTGTGAACCACAAGACCCCCG GCGATATGTGTTCAACTGGGCACATTCTTTAAATGCGCTGGTGATAAAGGTCTTGGCTG TGGCGGCCATTTTCACCGGCCTGCAGCTGATTGACGGCAGCGACAGCCAATGGATGGTGAAGACGATGAGCGGCTTCGCAGCCTGGGAGTGTTTGTTCTACATCTTCATGGAAGCTCGGTTAAGATGGAAAACCCACAATCCAg ATCGAACAAGAAGAAAg ACGAATATGAATGGCCTGCTGGTGGGTGTCTACTTCCTGGGAAACATTGCATTTTTAATAGCACTGTTAGTCGGCATTGGACAAGCAACAGTGGTCCCATAA
- the LOC114854840 gene encoding putative ferric-chelate reductase 1, which yields METPHLIALGLVVLLLLVRFPPAVWCYSSGQVTASCDSMAPNHGVRAQTGPAPYSVTLNSSSFSLGEQVTVLLQATSTDSFKGFLLKATEVGSQAAVGSFTGPSNAQLLSCSQKPNSAVSHTSSSTKTSVQATWIPDAPGSGKSIQFFATFVQSKSVFWVAVKSSVLTCTGNGTGGLTGSTQTETPAIVKAHGSLMLISWMTTGTLGMLVARYMKGMSRGNKMFGKDMWFVCHVPVMCVTVAATFIAFIIIFVYGQGWSGGAHPVLGCLTMILSFIQPIIALMRCGPQDARRYVFNWTHSLNALVIKLLAVAAIFTGLQLIDGSDSQWMVKTMSGFAAWECLFYVFMEARFRWKTHNPDVMVTKTTLQLLSFLLLQETAVATNRSMSQRRIHTPVDSAHSSTYLSVCPFFLPSVIYIYDSTLNSIISHNICVLQPELVNRLETPHFTAMELLVLLLLCFSPVVWCYSTGLVTASCDSMVPQHGVPAQTTPAPYTVTVDRTILNLGDQVTVRLQATGSNAFEGFLLKAMQAGSQTAVGSFSVSTTGAQLLACSQKPNSAVSHTSALNKSQIQATWTPDSSGSMESIKFLATFVQSESVFWVAVQSPVLNYISTRANVSAGNATTSTSTTTQTPSIVKAHGSLMLISWMTTGPLGMIIARYLKGMSKGYKMCGKDIWFVVHVPLMCLTVAATIIAFIIIFVFAQDWAGGAHPVLGCLVMILSFIQPIIAFMRCEPQDAKRYVFNWVHSINALVIKILAVAAIFIGLSLLDSSDNQWLVMTMSGFVAWECLFYICMEAHFRWKIHTNMLASGTTSVDSLLVAVFFLGNIAFLIALLYGIGTATVVP from the exons ATGGAGACCCCTCATCTCATTGCGTTGGGCCtcgtggtgctgctgctgctcgtgcgCTTCCCTCCGGCCGTTTGGTGCTACAGCTCCGGTCAGGTCACAGCCAGCTGTGACAGCATGGCGCCCAACCACGGGGTCAGGGCACAGACAGGACCGGCGCCCTACAGCGTCAccctgaacagcagcagcttcagtctgGGAGAGCAGGTCACAG TTCTGCTCCAGGCTACAAGCACCGACTCCTTCAAAGGTTTCCTGCTGAAGGCTACGGAGGTGGGGAGTCAGGCGGCTGTGGGCTCCTTCACCGGGCCGTCAAACGCTCAGCTTCTCAGCTGCAGTCAGAAGCCT aACTCAGCTGTGTCTCATACGTCGTCATCTACAAAGACCTCAGTTCAGGCAACGTGGATTCCAGATGCACCAGGAAGTGGGAAATCCATTCAGTTCTT CGCCACCTTTGTGCAGAGTAAATCCGTGTTCTGGGTTGCTGTTAAAAGTTCTGTCCTCACCTGTACTGGTAATGGCACTGGTGGACTCACTGGGTCCACGCAAACGGAAACGCCTGCTATTGTCAAAGCACACG GGTCGCTGATGCTGATATCCTGGATGACGACCGGGACGCTGGGGATGCTCGTAGCCAGATACATGAAGGGAATGTCCAGGGGAAACAAGATGTTTGGCAAAGACATGTGGTTTGTG TGCCATGTGCCGGTGATGTGTGTGACGGTGGCAGCCACCTTCAtcgccttcatcatcatcttcgtgTACGGCCAGGGCTGGTCTGGG GGAGCTCATCCTGTGTTGGGCTGCCTGACCATGATCCTCTCCTTCATCCAGCCCATAATCGCCCTAATGCGCTGTGGGCCACAAGATGCCAG GAGATATGTGTTCAACTGGACACATTCTTTAAACGCTCTGGTAATAAAACTCTTGGCCG TGGCGGCCATTTTCACGGGCCTGCAGCTGATCGACGGCAGCGACAGCCAGTGGATGGTGAAGACGATGAGCGGCTTCGCTGCCTGGGAGTGTTTGTTCTACGTCTTCATGGAAGCTCGGTTTAGATGGAAAACCCACAATCCAG aTGTGATGGTAACAAAAACG actctgcagcttctgtcttttttgttgctgcaggaaacagcagtTGCTACCAACAGAAGTATGAGTCAAAGGCGTATTCATACACCTGTAGACTCCGCCCACTCCTCCACGTACCTGTCCGTttgtcctttcttccttccgTCTGTCATTTATATTTATGACTCAACCCTGAACAGCATCATCAGTCACAACATCTGTGTCCTGCAGCCTGAACTTGTGAACAGACTGGAGACGCCTCATTTTACTGCGATGGAGCTCCtggttttgctgctgctttgcttctcTCCAGTGGTTTGGTGCTATTCTACAGGTCTGGTTACGGCCAGCTGTGACTCCATGGTGCCCCAACATGGGGTGCCCGCACAGACCACACCAGCGCCCTACACCGTCACCGTGGACCGCACCATCTTAAACCTTGGAGATCAAGTCACAG TTCGGCTCCAGGCCACGGGCTCCAACGCGTTCGAGGGATTCCTGCTGAAGGCCATGCAAGCGGGGAGCCAGACGGCCGTGGGCTCCTTCTCCGTGTCAACGACGGGCGCTCAGCTCCTCGCCTGCAGCCAGAAACCT AACTCAGCTGTATCCCACACGTCGGCGCTTAACAAGTCTCAGATTCAGGCAACTTGGACGCCAGATTCGTCAGGAAGCATGGAATCCATCAAGTTCTT GGCCACCTTCGTGCAGAGTGAATCCGTCTTCTGGGTTGCTGTTCAGAGTCCTGTGCTGAACTATATCAGCACCAGAGCTAATGTATCAGCTGGGAACGCGACAACGTCAACAAGCACAACCACACAGACGCCCAGTATCGTCAAAGCACACG GGTCACTGATGCTGATATCCTGGATGACCACCGGGCCGCTGGGGATGATCATAGCTCGGTACCTGAAAGGAATGTCCAAAGGATACAAGATGTGCGGCAAAGACATCTGGTTTGTG GTCCATGTGCCACTGATGTGTTTGACGGTAGCAGCCACCATCAttgccttcatcatcatctttgtgTTCGCCCAGGACTGGGCTGGG GGAGCTCATCCTGTCCTGGGCTGCCTGGTTATGATCCTCTCCTTCATCCAGCCCATTATAGCCTTTATGCGCTGTGAACCACAAGATGCCAA GCGATATGTGTTCAACTGGGTCCATTCTATAAATGCTCTGGTCATAAAGATCTTGGCCG TGGCGGCCATTTTCATCGGCCTGTCTCTGCTGGACAGCAGTGACAACCAGTGGTTGGTGATGACCATGAGCGGCTTCGTGGCCTGGGAGTGCTTGTTCTACATCTGCATGGAAGCGCATTTCAGATGGAAGATTCACACAA ACATGTTGGCATCAGGAACG ACAAGCGTCGACAGTCTGCTGGTGGCTGTGTTCTTCCTGGGAAACATTGCATTTTTAATAGCACTGCTGTATGGAATCGGAACGGCTACGGTGGTGCCATAG
- the abcd3a gene encoding ATP-binding cassette sub-family D member 3a isoform X1, which translates to MAAFSKYVTARNSSIAGGVLLVLYLLKHRRRSHRQNRKGQSDLVLNTEKDGKKDRAAVDMVFFLRITRILRLMIPRVFCMETGYLILIASMLVARTYCDVWMIQNGTMIESAIIGRSTKDFKTFLFSFIKFMPVIALVNNFLKLGLNELKLRFRERLTKSLYDKYLQGFTYYKMGNLDNRIANADQLLTQDVEKFCNSVVDLYSNLSKPLLDIGLYIFKLTTAIGAQGPAIMITYLVISGLFLTRLRRPIGKMTVTEQRYEGEYRYINSRLITNSEEIAFYNGNRREKQTIHATFKKLVDHLHNFIYFRFSMGFVDSLIAKYLATVVGYLVVSRPFLNLSDPRHLHSTHSELLEDYYQSGRMLLRLSQALGRIVLAGREMTRLSGFTARITELMKVLKELNEGKYERTMVSQQERELNSAENLTLVPGSGQIINKDNIIKFDHTPLATPNGDVLIRDLTFEVSSGTNVLVCGPNGCGKSSLFRVLGELWPLFGGELTKPERGKLFYVPQRPYMTLGSLRDQVIYPDTHEAQMKKGISDQVLKEYLDNVQLGHILDREGNWDVVQDWMDILSGGEKQRMAMARLFYHKPQFAILDECTSAVSVDVEDYIYSHCRKVGITLFTVSHRKSLWKHHEYYLHMDGRGNYEFKPITEETVEFGS; encoded by the exons ATGGCGGCGTTCAGTAAATATGTGACCGCGAGGAACTCCTCGATAGCAGGCGGCGTCCTGCTGGTTTTATACCTGCTCAAACACAGACGACGGTCGCACAGGCAGAACAG AAAAGGACAGTCAGATCTAGTGCTGAACACGGAG AAAGATGGCAAAAAAGATCGTGCTGCAGTGGACATGGTCTTCTTCCTCCGGATCACACGGATTCTGCGGCTCATGATTCCTCGTGTCTTTTGCATGGAG ACTGGATACCTTATCCTTATTGCAAGCATGTTGGTGGCTAGGACCTACTGTGACGTATGGATGATTCAGAATGGCACCATGATTGAAAG TGCAATTATTGGTCGCTCCACAAAAGATTTCAAGACCTTCTTGTTCAGCTTTATCAAATTCATGCCAGTT ATAGCCTTGGTGAACAACTTCCTGAAGTTGGGCCTCAACGAACTGAAGCTCAGGTTCCGGGAAAGGCTCACAAAGAGTCTGTACGACAAATATTTGCA AGGTTTCACATACTACAAAATGGGAAACCTGGACAACCGGATAGCCAATGCTGACCAGCTGCTGACACAGGATGTAGAGAAGTTCTGCAACAGTGTGGTGGACCTGTACTCCAACCTCAGCAAG CCTCTGTTGGACATCGGCCTGTATATCTTCAAGCTGACGACTGCCATTGGAGCTCAG GGCCCAGCCATCATGATTACCTACTTGGTGATCTCAGGGCTGTTCCTAACCAGACTTAGGAGACCCATAGGCAAGATGACAGTAACCGAGCAACGCTACGAGGGAGAGTATCGTTATATCAACTCACGGCTTATAACCAACAG TGAGGAGATTGCCTTTTACAATGGGAACAGGAGGGAAAAACAAACCATCCATGCAACATTCAAGAAGCTG GTGGACCACTTGCATAATTTCATCTACTTTCGCTTCTCCATGGGATTTGTGGACAGCTTAATTGCAAAGT ATCTTGCCACTGTGGTAGGCTACCTGGTGGTTAGCCGGCCATTCCTGAACCTGTCCGACCCCCGACATTTGCACAGCACACACTCTGAGCTACTTGAG GACTACTACCAGAGTGGAAGGATGCTCCTGAGATTGTCTCAGGCCCTGGGCAGGATTGTACTGGCTGGTCGAGAGATGACCCGCCTCTCAGG ATTCACTGCTCGTATCACTGAACTTATGAAAGTCTTGAAGGAGCTCAATGAAGGCAAATATGAGCGCACCATGGTCTCCCAGCAGGAGCGGG AATTGAACTCCGCAGAAAATCTCACCCTGGTGCCCGGAAGTGGTCAAATCATCAACAAAGATAACATCATAAA ATTTGACCACACACCACTGGCGACACCCAATGGAGACGTCCTGATCAGAGACCTCACGTTTGAG GTGAGCTCTGGAACTAATGTTCTTGTATGTGGACCAAATGGCTGTGGAAAGAGCTCTCTGTTCAGAGTTCTTGGAGAG ttgtGGCCTTTGTTTGGAGGAGAGCTGACAAAACCTGAGAGAGGGAAGCTGTTCTATGTTCCACAG AGGCCATACATGACTTTGGGTTCTCTGAGGGACCAAGTCATATACCCAGACACCCACGAAGCACAGATGAAGAAAGGCATCTCTGACCAG GTGTTGAAGGAGTACCTGGACAATGTTCAGCTCGGCCACATCCTGGATAGGGAGGGAAACTGGGACGTAGTCCAGGACTGGATGGACATTCTcagtggaggagagaagcagaggatgGCT ATGGCCAGACTTTTCTACCACAAGCCCCAGTTTGCCATTCTGGACGAGTGCACCAGTGCAGTGAGTGTGGATGTAGAAGATTACATCTatagccactgcaggaag GTTGGCATCACCTTGTTCACGGTGTCTCACAGAAAGTCTCTCTGGAAACACCACGAG TATTACCTCCACATGGATGGGAGGGGAAACTACGAGTTCAAGCCTATCACAGAGGAAACTGTGGAGTTTGGCTCATAG
- the abcd3a gene encoding ATP-binding cassette sub-family D member 3a isoform X2, with translation MAAFSKYVTARNSSIAGGVLLVLYLLKHRRRSHRQNRKGQSDLVLNTEKDGKKDRAAVDMVFFLRITRILRLMIPRVFCMETGYLILIASMLVARTYCDVWMIQNGTMIESGIISRDINLFKKHFYSYISVIPGIALVNNFLKLGLNELKLRFRERLTKSLYDKYLQGFTYYKMGNLDNRIANADQLLTQDVEKFCNSVVDLYSNLSKPLLDIGLYIFKLTTAIGAQGPAIMITYLVISGLFLTRLRRPIGKMTVTEQRYEGEYRYINSRLITNSEEIAFYNGNRREKQTIHATFKKLVDHLHNFIYFRFSMGFVDSLIAKYLATVVGYLVVSRPFLNLSDPRHLHSTHSELLEDYYQSGRMLLRLSQALGRIVLAGREMTRLSGFTARITELMKVLKELNEGKYERTMVSQQERELNSAENLTLVPGSGQIINKDNIIKFDHTPLATPNGDVLIRDLTFEVSSGTNVLVCGPNGCGKSSLFRVLGELWPLFGGELTKPERGKLFYVPQRPYMTLGSLRDQVIYPDTHEAQMKKGISDQVLKEYLDNVQLGHILDREGNWDVVQDWMDILSGGEKQRMAMARLFYHKPQFAILDECTSAVSVDVEDYIYSHCRKVGITLFTVSHRKSLWKHHEYYLHMDGRGNYEFKPITEETVEFGS, from the exons ATGGCGGCGTTCAGTAAATATGTGACCGCGAGGAACTCCTCGATAGCAGGCGGCGTCCTGCTGGTTTTATACCTGCTCAAACACAGACGACGGTCGCACAGGCAGAACAG AAAAGGACAGTCAGATCTAGTGCTGAACACGGAG AAAGATGGCAAAAAAGATCGTGCTGCAGTGGACATGGTCTTCTTCCTCCGGATCACACGGATTCTGCGGCTCATGATTCCTCGTGTCTTTTGCATGGAG ACTGGATACCTTATCCTTATTGCAAGCATGTTGGTGGCTAGGACCTACTGTGACGTATGGATGATTCAGAATGGCACCATGATTGAAAG CGGTATTATAAGCAGGGACATCAATCTCTTCAAGAAGCACTTTTATTCCTACATATCAGTGATACCAGGG ATAGCCTTGGTGAACAACTTCCTGAAGTTGGGCCTCAACGAACTGAAGCTCAGGTTCCGGGAAAGGCTCACAAAGAGTCTGTACGACAAATATTTGCA AGGTTTCACATACTACAAAATGGGAAACCTGGACAACCGGATAGCCAATGCTGACCAGCTGCTGACACAGGATGTAGAGAAGTTCTGCAACAGTGTGGTGGACCTGTACTCCAACCTCAGCAAG CCTCTGTTGGACATCGGCCTGTATATCTTCAAGCTGACGACTGCCATTGGAGCTCAG GGCCCAGCCATCATGATTACCTACTTGGTGATCTCAGGGCTGTTCCTAACCAGACTTAGGAGACCCATAGGCAAGATGACAGTAACCGAGCAACGCTACGAGGGAGAGTATCGTTATATCAACTCACGGCTTATAACCAACAG TGAGGAGATTGCCTTTTACAATGGGAACAGGAGGGAAAAACAAACCATCCATGCAACATTCAAGAAGCTG GTGGACCACTTGCATAATTTCATCTACTTTCGCTTCTCCATGGGATTTGTGGACAGCTTAATTGCAAAGT ATCTTGCCACTGTGGTAGGCTACCTGGTGGTTAGCCGGCCATTCCTGAACCTGTCCGACCCCCGACATTTGCACAGCACACACTCTGAGCTACTTGAG GACTACTACCAGAGTGGAAGGATGCTCCTGAGATTGTCTCAGGCCCTGGGCAGGATTGTACTGGCTGGTCGAGAGATGACCCGCCTCTCAGG ATTCACTGCTCGTATCACTGAACTTATGAAAGTCTTGAAGGAGCTCAATGAAGGCAAATATGAGCGCACCATGGTCTCCCAGCAGGAGCGGG AATTGAACTCCGCAGAAAATCTCACCCTGGTGCCCGGAAGTGGTCAAATCATCAACAAAGATAACATCATAAA ATTTGACCACACACCACTGGCGACACCCAATGGAGACGTCCTGATCAGAGACCTCACGTTTGAG GTGAGCTCTGGAACTAATGTTCTTGTATGTGGACCAAATGGCTGTGGAAAGAGCTCTCTGTTCAGAGTTCTTGGAGAG ttgtGGCCTTTGTTTGGAGGAGAGCTGACAAAACCTGAGAGAGGGAAGCTGTTCTATGTTCCACAG AGGCCATACATGACTTTGGGTTCTCTGAGGGACCAAGTCATATACCCAGACACCCACGAAGCACAGATGAAGAAAGGCATCTCTGACCAG GTGTTGAAGGAGTACCTGGACAATGTTCAGCTCGGCCACATCCTGGATAGGGAGGGAAACTGGGACGTAGTCCAGGACTGGATGGACATTCTcagtggaggagagaagcagaggatgGCT ATGGCCAGACTTTTCTACCACAAGCCCCAGTTTGCCATTCTGGACGAGTGCACCAGTGCAGTGAGTGTGGATGTAGAAGATTACATCTatagccactgcaggaag GTTGGCATCACCTTGTTCACGGTGTCTCACAGAAAGTCTCTCTGGAAACACCACGAG TATTACCTCCACATGGATGGGAGGGGAAACTACGAGTTCAAGCCTATCACAGAGGAAACTGTGGAGTTTGGCTCATAG